One window from the genome of Kluyveromyces marxianus DMKU3-1042 DNA, complete genome, chromosome 3 encodes:
- the RAD24 gene encoding Rad24p codes for MSTPNLKRSLSELCDTISRVSPKKDKSYGKNQRTRTKGSSTAVRILPRNERTLRSGFSVAQSKDEDTKHLQWYDRFAPTRVEDLALHKKKLEEVRDQLESMISGKSPERVLLLSGPAGCSKSTCIKLLCDDLVPRYRTDSGMTVSGRKVANFIEYSSTSAEISPMESFNDFLLQSKYLVGNNLSVLIVEDLPNLFHEPTLRRFRESILSWLLADEQLPILVICLTECQLPESNSNGFSYGIDTTFVAETVLGKDILSHPLFHRIKFNPTNATLMKRHLKLILQKVRREIPEQKYVKGLEYINILASTTGDIRSGISALQFWCTSSFDGENTLFTRHRSTSYFHAIGKIIYGSKESENDVEMTNDLIDDGMVSNETLKLGVLENYSKFNKSNFPLSSALDIVEVLSLSDTLKQLDDEPLHYSIGSVRQTFRNIKVSEHGVHGQANYPREYKMVQEQKKFNLQIQDFKEVEFFKYLSLWSTKDSILLGSYYGPSIRKLISFKAKSLNYYIKSLQPGTNAYQNALRRYQQLPMIDEVDIVERIGGEMKSMSATSDLSAGINDAMDDNAFISKHNRRRQKLQHLKDELFLQKNTSSVSNTEEFEQDPIVDSDNDNTMDMGIEDGDSELFEILSQKKPKQLKLPVTGTGGTQGSSIEDVILSDSDIENL; via the coding sequence ATGTCAACTCCGAATTTAAAACGATCACTTAGTGAATTATGTGATACAATTAGTAGAGTTtcaccaaagaaagataagAGTTATGGTAAGAACCAAAGAACCAGGACGAAAGGATCATCTACTGCTGTCAGGATTCTGCCGCGAAACGAAAGGACATTGCGCTCTGGTTTTTCTGTAGCTCAATCCAAAGATGAAGACACAAAACACCTCCAATGGTATGATAGATTCGCTCCTACACGCGTTGAGGATCTTGCATTACATAAAAAGAAGCTTGAAGAAGTGAGAGATCAGTTGGAGAGCATGATATCTGGCAAATCTCCTGAGCGCGTTCTCTTGTTAAGTGGCCCAGCCGGCTGCTCAAAAAGTACGTGTATTAAGCTCCTATGCGATGACTTAGTTCCACGGTATAGAACAGATTCAGGAATGACCGTCAGTGGTAGAAAGGTAGCAAATTTTATCGAATACTCATCAACGTCTGCTGAAATATCCCCAATGGAATCATTCAATGATTTTTTGCTTCAATCAAAATACCTCGTGGGAAATAACCTATCTGTATTGATAGTTGAAGATCTGCCGAACTTGTTTCATGAACCAACATTACGGCGGTTCAGAGAAAGTATCTTGTCGTGGCTACTTGCTGATGAGCAGCTTCCAATATTAGTAATTTGCCTTACGGAATGTCAGTTGCCAGAATCTAACTCCAATGGATTTTCGTATGGAATAGACACTACCTTTGTAGCCGAAACGGTCCTGGGGAAAGACATCTTATCCCATCCATTATTTCATCGCATTAAATTTAATCCTACAAATGCAACGCTTATGAAGCGACACTTAAAACTAATTCTGCAGAAAGTGAGAAGGGAAATACCTGAACAGAAATATGTAAAGGGTCTCGAGtatatcaatattttgGCGTCTACTACAGGTGATATTAGATCAGGAATTTCAGCGTTGCAATTTTGGTGCACTTCTAGCTTTGATGGAGAGAACACCTTATTCACAAGACATCGATCTACCAGCTACTTTCATGCTATTGGGAAAATTATTTATGGATCtaaagaaagtgaaaatgaTGTGGAAATGACTAACGATCTCATTGATGATGGGATGGTTTCTAATGAAACGCTTAAACTTGGAGTTTTGGAAAACTACTCAAAATTTAATAAATCAAATTTCCCTTTAAGTTCTGCTTTGGATATAGTTGAAGTTTTAAGCCTGTCAGACACATTAAAACAACTTGATGATGAACCGTTACATTACAGCATTGGATCTGTAAGGCAGACTTTTCGAAACATTAAGGTTTCAGAACATGGAGTTCATGGCCAAGCTAATTATCCTAGAGAATACAAAATGGTCCAAGAACAGAAAAAATTCAACCTTCAAATACAGGACTTCAAAGAGGtcgaatttttcaaatatttatCTCTATGGTCGACTAAAGACTCTATTTTACTTGGGAGCTATTATGGGCCGTCGATTCGGAAGCTGATATCATTCAAGGCGAAATCCTTGAACTATTATATCAAGTCATTACAACCTGGCACCAACGCATATCAAAATGCGTTGCGTCGCTATCAACAATTACCTATGATTGATGAAGTTGACATTGTAGAAAGAATTGGTGgagaaatgaaatcaatgtCGGCAACTTCAGACTTATCAGCAGGCATAAACGATGCAATGGATGACAACGCCTTCATTTCTAAACAtaatagaagaagacaaaaatTACAGCATTTGAAAGACGAACTCTTTCTTCAGAAGAATACATCATCTGTCTCGAATACCGAGGAGTTTGAACAAGACCCCATAGTTGATTCTGATAACGATAATACGATGGATATGGGAATTGAGGACGGAGATTCCGAGTTATTCGAGATACTATCACAAAAAAAGCCAAAGCAATTAAAATTACCAGTAA